One genomic window of Sphingobacterium oryzagri includes the following:
- a CDS encoding lipopolysaccharide biosynthesis protein yields the protein MYKNNLFSRLATKLKGGDKRSKIAQRNIFYSVFIKGFGILTSLALVPLTLGFLNAKEYGIWLTLNSILLWINNFDIGLGNGLRNKLAECLAVDDYATAKKYVSTGYVIISLVVGVIFFLFLILNNFLDWYSILNVQAFEVPNLASIVTISFTLFCVNFVLKLVGNVLLAMQKTAVDNLLIMMGQVISLVCIYILTKTTHGDLFKVAFVYSMAPVVVHAISYPFVFSGKFRIIAPNILYFRKEYVRQLIGIGTQFFVLQIAGVIIFSTANVLISNMFGPDSVTVYNIAFRYYNVVLIVFSIVLAPIWSATTDAYINKDFDWIKRSMKKVKYLLCLTFFGIVIMTFLSNIAYKLWVGKSVLVPNEMSALMGLYTFVLVSSLSVSSFLNGIGKLRIQMLNIVICAIIFIPLVYLLTRYIGIYGILLSLSLVNLSGLILNIIQFNKLMGHRAVGLWNK from the coding sequence ATGTACAAAAATAATTTGTTTAGTCGGTTAGCTACGAAGTTAAAAGGGGGGGACAAGCGGTCCAAAATAGCACAGAGAAATATATTTTATTCTGTTTTTATTAAGGGCTTTGGGATTTTGACTTCTCTGGCACTCGTGCCTCTCACCCTAGGTTTTTTGAACGCGAAAGAATATGGAATATGGCTTACGCTAAATTCCATATTGCTGTGGATTAATAATTTTGACATAGGGCTAGGAAATGGTCTGCGAAATAAATTAGCGGAATGTCTGGCTGTGGACGACTACGCTACGGCAAAGAAGTACGTATCGACTGGATATGTTATTATTTCGCTGGTTGTAGGTGTTATTTTTTTTCTGTTTCTGATTTTAAATAATTTCCTTGACTGGTATAGCATTTTAAATGTTCAAGCTTTTGAGGTTCCGAATTTGGCTTCTATAGTTACGATATCGTTTACTCTTTTTTGCGTAAACTTTGTATTAAAGCTAGTTGGCAATGTTTTGCTTGCTATGCAAAAAACCGCTGTTGACAACCTATTAATAATGATGGGTCAAGTTATATCTTTGGTTTGCATATACATCTTAACCAAGACTACACATGGTGATTTGTTTAAAGTTGCCTTCGTGTATTCTATGGCTCCCGTTGTCGTGCATGCCATCAGCTACCCATTTGTTTTTAGCGGGAAATTCAGGATTATCGCACCTAATATCCTATATTTTCGTAAAGAGTATGTTCGGCAACTAATAGGTATCGGTACGCAGTTCTTTGTTTTACAAATTGCAGGCGTGATTATTTTTTCTACAGCAAATGTGTTGATTTCAAATATGTTCGGTCCAGATTCGGTTACAGTCTATAATATTGCTTTTCGCTATTACAATGTCGTACTCATTGTTTTTTCCATTGTTTTAGCACCTATATGGTCCGCTACTACAGATGCATATATAAACAAGGACTTTGATTGGATAAAGCGTAGTATGAAAAAAGTGAAGTATCTGCTTTGCCTAACTTTTTTTGGCATCGTCATCATGACTTTTTTATCTAATATAGCCTATAAACTTTGGGTTGGTAAAAGTGTTCTCGTTCCAAATGAAATGTCTGCTTTAATGGGCCTATATACCTTTGTGCTGGTTTCAAGTTTGAGCGTCTCCTCATTTTTAAACGGTATTGGTAAGCTTCGTATACAAATGTTGAATATTGTAATATGCGCTATTATTTTCATTCCGCTTGTTTATCTTTTAACTCGGTATATAGGCATATATGGTATTTTGCTCTCTTTGTCGTTAGTAAACTTGTCAGGACTTATATTAAACATCATTCAATTCAACAAGTTGATGGGGCATCGAGCTGTTGGACTCTGGAATAAATAA
- the rfbC gene encoding dTDP-4-dehydrorhamnose 3,5-epimerase, protein MKATETKLKGCFILEPTKFGDSRGYFFESFNEQTFNKLTGTETHFVQDNQSYSTRGVLRGLHAQAGEHAQAKLVRVLEGKVIDVAVDARPGSETFGQHVAVELSAENNVQLFVPRGFLHGFVVLSDTATFFYKCDNFYNKAAECGVKFDDPELGIDWGMSADELIISDKDQVLPTFSEVFNK, encoded by the coding sequence ATGAAAGCGACAGAAACAAAATTAAAAGGCTGTTTTATTTTGGAGCCAACCAAATTTGGCGATAGCCGTGGTTATTTTTTTGAAAGTTTTAATGAGCAGACTTTTAATAAACTTACCGGTACAGAGACGCACTTTGTCCAGGATAATCAATCCTATTCCACGCGAGGTGTTTTACGCGGATTACATGCGCAAGCTGGCGAACATGCACAAGCAAAATTGGTACGTGTATTAGAAGGTAAAGTAATCGATGTTGCGGTTGATGCAAGGCCCGGTTCAGAAACTTTCGGGCAACATGTCGCTGTAGAGCTCTCTGCTGAAAATAACGTGCAGTTATTTGTGCCTCGAGGTTTTCTACATGGTTTTGTTGTGCTGAGCGACACGGCTACCTTCTTTTACAAGTGTGATAACTTCTATAATAAAGCGGCGGAATGTGGGGTTAAATTTGACGATCCAGAATTGGGCATTGACTGGGGCATGAGCGCCGACGAATTGATCATTTCCGATAAAGATCAGGTTTTGCCTACTTTTAGCGAAGTTTTTAATAAGTAA
- the rfbA gene encoding glucose-1-phosphate thymidylyltransferase RfbA gives MKGIILAGGSGTRLHPLTLAVSKQLMPVYDKPMIYYPLSTLMLAGINEILIISTPQDLPNFEKLLGDGSQIGCKFSYKVQPSPDGLAQAFILGEEFIGDDKVALILGDNIFYGSGMSKLLQSCADPDGGVVFAYQVHDPERYGVVEFDKDKNVVSIEEKPQEPKSNYAVPGLYFYDNEVVEIAKNIKPSHRGELEITDVNKVYLERGKLKVGVFDRGTAWLDTGTIQSLMQAGQFVQVIEERQGMKIGAIEEIAYRMGWIDKTQLTAIAEPLRKSGYGEYLMNVQK, from the coding sequence ATGAAAGGAATTATACTGGCCGGCGGTTCCGGCACCCGTTTACACCCACTAACCTTAGCTGTTTCCAAGCAGCTGATGCCGGTTTACGACAAGCCGATGATTTATTATCCGTTGTCAACATTAATGTTGGCTGGAATTAATGAGATTTTAATCATCTCGACCCCGCAAGACTTGCCGAATTTTGAAAAGTTGTTAGGCGATGGTTCGCAGATAGGCTGTAAATTTTCTTACAAAGTGCAGCCGTCACCAGATGGTCTTGCCCAGGCATTTATCCTCGGAGAAGAGTTTATTGGCGACGACAAGGTTGCGCTTATTTTGGGTGATAATATTTTTTACGGTTCCGGCATGTCTAAATTGTTACAATCTTGTGCTGATCCAGATGGCGGTGTTGTATTTGCTTATCAAGTTCATGACCCGGAACGTTATGGCGTCGTGGAATTTGACAAGGATAAAAACGTCGTGTCGATTGAAGAAAAGCCACAAGAACCAAAATCAAACTATGCAGTTCCTGGCTTATATTTCTATGATAATGAGGTGGTGGAGATTGCTAAAAATATTAAACCATCCCACCGTGGTGAGTTGGAAATTACCGATGTTAATAAAGTTTATCTAGAAAGAGGAAAGCTGAAGGTTGGTGTTTTTGATCGGGGGACGGCTTGGTTAGATACCGGGACTATTCAATCATTGATGCAGGCCGGTCAGTTCGTACAGGTTATTGAAGAGCGTCAAGGCATGAAGATCGGTGCTATAGAAGAAATTGCTTATCGGATGGGATGGATTGATAAGACACAATTGACTGCTATTGCGGAACCATTACGGAAGAGCGGATATGGTGAATATTTGATGAATGTACAAAAATAA
- the rfbD gene encoding dTDP-4-dehydrorhamnose reductase, which translates to MKILITGASGQLGSELKDAFDGDSKHEFFFLDRKQLPLDQTMLIQDVLGMYQPDLIIHAGAYTAVDKAESEPVVADQVNHLASEEIAQYCRLHDIKLIAISTDYVFDGTSASPLKEDAAVAPINVYGETKLAGELAIQKWAPHYIIIRTSWVYSTYGGNFVKTMMRLMTERDEISVIADQIGSPTYAFDLARAILQIVQSDNWVNGIYNFSNEGEISWYDFAVAIREIKGLHCKINAIPTEQYPTPAKRPKYSLLDKGKIKAEFAVVVPAWKGSLQEMLDKL; encoded by the coding sequence ATGAAAATACTTATTACGGGCGCAAGCGGCCAATTAGGGTCTGAATTAAAAGATGCTTTTGACGGAGATTCCAAGCACGAATTCTTCTTTTTAGACCGGAAGCAATTGCCTTTGGATCAGACTATGCTTATTCAAGATGTTTTAGGCATGTACCAGCCAGATTTAATTATTCACGCTGGTGCGTATACTGCGGTTGACAAGGCGGAGTCTGAGCCCGTTGTTGCAGATCAGGTAAATCACTTAGCATCGGAAGAGATTGCGCAGTATTGTCGATTGCACGATATAAAACTGATCGCCATATCAACCGATTATGTTTTTGATGGCACTTCGGCCAGCCCGTTGAAGGAAGATGCGGCGGTGGCGCCTATCAATGTTTACGGAGAAACAAAATTAGCTGGCGAGTTGGCCATCCAGAAATGGGCGCCACACTATATTATTATCCGGACTTCTTGGGTCTATTCTACCTATGGCGGCAATTTTGTGAAAACGATGATGCGATTGATGACCGAGCGCGACGAGATTTCGGTTATCGCCGATCAAATTGGTTCGCCGACTTACGCGTTTGATTTAGCGCGGGCGATTTTGCAAATCGTTCAGTCCGACAATTGGGTGAATGGCATTTACAACTTTAGCAACGAAGGTGAAATTTCCTGGTATGACTTTGCTGTCGCTATTCGCGAGATAAAAGGATTGCATTGTAAAATCAATGCCATCCCTACGGAACAATATCCAACACCTGCCAAAAGACCTAAATATTCCCTGCTTGATAAAGGTAAAATTAAAGCTGAATTTGCTGTCGTCGTTCCGGCATGGAAAGGCAGTTTGCAGGAGATGTTAGATAAGCTTTAA
- a CDS encoding glycosyltransferase: MKEINIFSFGDSKLPRTWSNVPYLLSKTLEEKGYKINRLDINPNRYLQYIYNRFIYPITKLRRKDNVYLYERTYINYLLTYLRIYIFNKRYSNADLNITTNFSFYNRFSEKPNILLCDWDLNIGIRDFLSRDPYPMELKAIQRQKNVIEKSDLVISLFPKAAQKMRKTYENQHIYHLGTNVINSLYEGQLNEEEIIAKKKQSFEFLFVGSKNYIQGAKLLVEAASLLTAVYPDIRVNIVGISEDDFPLKYNFVKLYGYLDKNDRSDRAVYYDLMLKARIFINPTKTWGGYSSTIEAMYFYNPIIISPYGEFTEEFGDEISFGKYCHDFSVEYLVGCIRDIVDSDSYLTMCSNAHSVVENYTWDNYVDKILEKLYSNTSHQ; this comes from the coding sequence ATGAAAGAAATTAACATATTTAGTTTTGGTGATTCCAAGTTACCTCGAACCTGGTCGAATGTTCCATATTTATTATCCAAAACTTTGGAAGAAAAAGGGTATAAAATTAACCGGTTGGATATTAATCCTAACAGATATTTGCAGTACATATATAATCGTTTTATATATCCTATTACCAAATTAAGAAGGAAAGATAATGTTTACTTATATGAGCGTACCTATATAAATTATTTGCTTACTTATTTACGTATCTATATATTCAACAAGCGTTATTCAAATGCGGACTTAAACATTACAACAAATTTCAGTTTTTATAATAGGTTTTCAGAAAAGCCAAATATTCTTTTATGTGATTGGGATCTAAACATCGGGATTAGAGATTTTCTCTCAAGAGATCCTTATCCCATGGAGCTTAAGGCTATTCAACGACAGAAGAACGTTATTGAAAAGAGCGATCTTGTCATTTCTTTGTTTCCCAAGGCAGCGCAAAAGATGCGAAAAACTTACGAGAATCAGCATATATACCATCTTGGAACGAATGTTATCAATTCACTCTACGAGGGACAATTAAATGAAGAAGAAATTATAGCTAAGAAAAAACAGTCATTCGAGTTTTTATTCGTAGGTAGTAAAAACTATATTCAAGGAGCTAAATTGTTAGTGGAAGCTGCATCGCTACTAACGGCGGTTTATCCAGATATTCGTGTAAACATCGTAGGAATTTCCGAAGATGATTTTCCTTTGAAGTATAATTTTGTCAAGTTATATGGTTATTTGGATAAAAATGATCGGTCAGATAGAGCTGTGTATTACGATCTTATGCTAAAAGCCAGGATATTTATCAATCCCACAAAAACTTGGGGCGGATATTCCTCGACAATCGAAGCAATGTATTTTTATAATCCTATAATAATCTCACCTTATGGCGAGTTTACGGAGGAGTTTGGGGATGAAATTTCTTTTGGAAAATACTGTCACGATTTCAGTGTAGAATACTTGGTAGGATGCATACGCGATATAGTGGATAGTGATAGCTACCTGACT